Sequence from the Cryptococcus neoformans var. grubii H99 chromosome 3, complete sequence genome:
AGGAGTGCGCGAACGACAAGAGGAACTTGGAGTTCAAAAGCACCATCCACATTCGGGTTGTTGATCAGAGTGGAAAAGTGCGACTCCCCTTCCATGAAGAGTACTTCATCTACCGACAGCTTGTAAAGATGTCTGGCAGGCTGTCCTCGAGGTAATGTCCTGACGACCTCCACCGCCTCATAGCGGTCTATAGCTAGCATCTGAGGGTCGGGATCTTCCTTGAAGTTCAGATAGAATTCTCGAGGCACCCTCAATCGCACGCTTTGAAAGGTCCCATCAATGGCAAGCCAGAGTTTGAATTCTCCTGGCCGgttggtggaggcgatCTGGATGACGTCCCATTGTTTTGAATTCATACCAGACGTCTGCGTGCGAAGCATGGAGGATATAGTACCGTCTTGCCGAAGACCAGACTTACGCGCTCGAGCTTTTTCCTGCCTTTGCTTGCGCCACTTCTTTTTCATTACCCTGATATACCCAGCATAATCATCTTCGGGGTTGGGCGGGATTTCCTCGATTTCCGattccttctcttgctccttTCTGTTTTTTCTCCTAACCACAGCCAGTTTTGGTCCAACTTTCTTCTGTCTGTCCCCCAAATCTTCCATATCCTTCAACTTTGTGAACATATCATTGATCTTGTGCTGTTGGAACTTGTCCTCTTTGGTGGCAATACGTTTATAAAGCCAGTCGGGATGTCGGATACGAGGTACAGGGTTTGGTACCTTTTGAAGGGCGGCAGGAATGGTGATGAGCTTTTGAATAACAGAACCAAGACGTTCAGTATAATACTCCCAGTCGAGAATAGTACGAAGATCAAAATCTGTAAGGCTATTATCTTTTAGCCATTTACGGAGATAGTGCCTTTTCACAGGCTCTTCAGCTGTGAAGATTGCAACAGGAACAGCTCGCTCCGTGACTGGCGCACCGTTAGGTTTCgcagagatgatgaatcGACAAGAAAGACCTTTGTCCTTGACCATTTGCTCGCCCAAAAACTCCGCCAGCCTTCTTGCTGTGCTAATCGAAGTAGACTTCTGACCAGCGTACTCTGCTAATGTTTTCGACATGCTACGGTTCTCGGCAATCAAATCGACcaattcatcatcatgaagACTTGAGGCCTTGCTTTGAAGGATATCGAGCCATTGATCGGCAACGGTGGCGACGGCAGCGTAACACTCCTCAGTTGTCTTACCAAGTAAGAACTTGTCAAAGATTTGACTTTGGAAGATCTTGATCATTTGAAGTTCACCTCGGCGCTTCACTTCGAATCCTTTCAGCTCCGCGAGAGAGCCGTCAGGGTTGAAGACGGCATATCTCTTCTTGAGCAAtttgtcctcttcctttgaAGACGGAAGGATCATAGCTTTGTAAGGCCCATCCAGTtcaaagaagattgagttttccttcttgacatTGTATGTACCAGAGTCGTTGTCAACAAGTTCGTGGTACTGGTCATTGGTAAACTGTGCGTGGACGAGGTGGTTAAGCATGGTGCAAGGATACGAGATGCCAAATTTCTTGCCgttcttgagcttgaagctAAAGTCTTCGGGGAAAACACCAGGCAACATGCACCAGATACCATCTGTATCCAGTTCTAGCGGCCGCCCAATCTGCTCAACAAGCTGCCTTGCCATCTGAATGATTGTGGCACCAGTCAGACAAGTAATGCCTGCCATCTCCATCGAATACCACCTCGCTCCTTTTCGCATGACATAACCGTAGAAAGAGTTGAGAATACACTTGTGGGCCAGTTGGAGAGAGTCGTAGAGAacaatcatcttcttggcctcATCTACTGCCGCAACCGctccgccttcttcaaatgCCTTATCGAGATTTTTCTTCCAGGTTTTGTGGAGACCCTTGTACTCGTAACGACGATCTCGGAACGCCCGGACAGTATCAATATAAAACGAGTTTTCTCGCTGGCAAATGATTGTCGTCTTGGTGACAATCTTTGTGTCGTGAGTCTTCTTGTATACCTTTCGAGAGTAGTCCCCTAAACGcttgtgaagaagagcagatTGTTCTGCGGGCGATAAGTCGACAAAACGGCGCTTCGGGTCATATGGACGTTTTGGAGGAAACGTTTCCTGCTCCAGAGCATAGCGTACCATGTTGACTTCGTCTCTTTTCGCGGGAAAGTATTCTCCTCTCCATGCCCACTCCATACGCCTGTCACATTTCTTGTCAGGTCGATTATAATCACACACTGCGCAAtctgcttcctctttgaCCGAATCGGGCTGTAGACGATTTGACAACATGATGTTGGGGTACATGGCGGCGACATCAAGATGATAGATTAAAGGGTTGTCAAAACGATTGGGTTCGTCCCGCATGGTCTCGAGAGCGGTCTGGATTTGCTGTTTGACCTCGTCGTAGTTTTCTACATCCTCGAGTTTGActtgaccttcttcaatcaAGGAGAATCGGAGTGCCGCATCGAGATCATCAATAAGCTGCCACAGATCGTCAATAttaaaataaaaaatatGATGCGCCAACCAAGCGTGAGCTTACTCCTTGTATGGCACTTGGCACAATCTTAAAGTGAGTCGGGATGTCGCTCCTAAACACACCAGCTTCCAAAGCCTCAACATGGCCACCGACATATGTTTCAGACGCGAGTAAGTGGCCCTCATACGTCACTCCGTGGGGATCTTCGTGACGGTTAGGCATAATGATATGAGCATCATAAGCTTCAACCTTGCCAGACGGTCAGTCGATAAACTCGAGCtttggaaaaaaaaatggacaTTACCATCAGCAAGGTTTCACAGAGAGTACCTGTTCCTTTACGCAACACTTCATCCGGACTTAACGGAATGATGTTACACAGcgaaaagatgaaggggtGAACGTATTTCATGTAGAGGTAGTATGTGGCGACGGCATCCGAAACGGAATATTGAGCCAATATCTGAGGTTGCTCGATGGCGTACGGTGTCATTAATTCTGGGTCGAGTTCGATGGGGTTGTAACCGAGCTTGGCAGTAGTTACAGCTTTGAGGCCCTGACTACCTTGTGGGAGATACGAGTCTCGTTTGACCCATCTGTGTTTTTTGGCGACATTAGCTATGCGtaaggaaaaaaaagagaggCGCAAGCCTACCTGAAACAATCCATGTGCATGGTTGATCGAGACTTGTACTCTTCCTCGATATCTGGCTTGAATCCAATTTCCTCGTACATGCTGATCCCGTGTACTTTGGCTCTTGCATCGACAAAGGGAAAATCAAAACTATCACCGTTATACGTTGCGATGACGGTTGGCTTGGAATCTCTGATATGCTCAAACCATCTCCGGATAACCGCAGGCTTGGTAgtaggaaaaaaaaatgagctACTTTATTACCCACGGATTCTCTGGCTCACCTCGTCAGGTTCGTTGAACACTGTGAATTCACCCGGGTACTCATCCCTTGGGGTATACTCAAAGTCATCAATGTCTTCACCGACAATCTCTCTATTCGTGATCAAGTAGCCCATCCCGTCAATCATGTAAGAAATCATCATGATCTGGTCCGTTTGTTGATCCGGGAATTTGAGGGGCTGTTTTGTTGTTTCGATATCATAAGCCATAACGACTGGGTCCGCACGCTTGACACGATCGGGTATTCGTTCCAATGTTATAACGCCAGTGCGGGAGGTGACCGTATACCAGAGCCCAACACGAATATCTAAAATGGGGTGCGACAGTCATTCAGCGTCAATTTCTCCCCCCCAACGTGCGAGTTTTGTTATTATTAAAAGCTCACTAAGATCGATTGCCACTCGTAAATGGTACGCCAAGTCATGTTCTCGGACTTCAATGATACACTCTGACGGCTCtttatccttttttttcctggTATCGTCCTCTGCGCCCCATGCTCTATTTTCGTCATCCCCATGTCCATTGGCTGCGGCCTCCGCACTGACCACATCGGCATAAGCATCAACGGCCGTGAATTTTTCAGAGTTGGTGCGTGCAAGAGGTAGCAAGTCACGTCGGATAGTTTGGAGATCGGCAGTATTGTGGAAGAACAGTTTAAGGAATACTGGAGGTGCCGATAAAAGGTGGTTTGGCTGGAAAGGACAAGAGTTTGGTCTGAGCGTAACATTTTGATTTTGCTTGTCACAGCCAACTTACGAGGTTTAAATCccactttttttctctttctatCCTTATTATGATACCTTCATATCGTTTCAATAGCCATTCTTCGACGATACTCTCCGTTCCCCCCTGCCGAAAACGCgttaaaaaaaaagacttGTAACATTCCCCATTTCTCACGAGTGACTACGACTTACGCGACAGGAAAGGTAGAAATACGGCTCGAACGGTATTGACACCTTGAACGATCCTCCGTCATCTTGAATAAAATAGTAGTCGACAGCAGCTAGACCTCCAGGGTGCACATCGCTCTGCATAAGAGTCTACCATAGCAATCAACACAACAATCAAACACTCGCACCAAACTGAACAACTCACCTGGTGCATATTGACCAACCAcccaatcttctcctcaccCTCCGCCCTCACACTCTCAAACCTCCAAAACCCAATCTTttcatcaatctcatcgTAAACCTTGACCTCTTCGAATCTTTCGGTGGCGGCTGTTCCATCTTCGCGAGTAGCTTGATTAGAAGGTGCAGCGGGGCGACGGCGGTCGATACCGTATGCGACgcccccgccgccgccgccgcctccacGACCTCGTCGCTTGCCTGTAAATCGCGTGTTACTTCCGGATCCGGAACCGGATCCCCGACCGCGTCCTCTGAAAGATCCTCTATAGGACATTGTGAATACGGGGGGGGGGTTGTGAAAAGTTGAACGGCAAGTTGATGATGTCGGGAGAGGGCAAGAGCAAAGACGCGTAAAGATGGATGTTGTGTGTCGGCGGGCTTCAGGAAAACGAATAACGAAGGAGGAACGAGACGCGTCgcgaaggaaaaaaaggtatTTTATGATTAATGTTCGTTTTGATAAATAGGCACGAGACGCGTCGTTGTGGCGGTTTTTTTGCTatccatcttttcttttccgtTGTCCCCTTTCGTTGAAGATTGTGTTCGTTGAAGATTTATGGTTAACCATAATACCGATCTTTGGGATCAAAAAAAAGGTTGTATCTATGATGAAAAAAATGCATGATAACCTTTTATATACCCACTCCACATCGGTACCCAAATCACgaagcaaaaaaagaacTCTATATTCATCTATATGACAATATACGAAACGGCCCTTTATTTTACGACCTGAGGAACATGGTGTAAACCTCATTCTGGGTTTCTTCGACATACGGATACCCGAGCGTTTCCAAAAACTCGTCAAATGCGGGGTTGTCTTGGGATGGCACCTGGACACCGATGAGGACTTTGCCGACGTCTATCAAAAgagtaaaaaaaaattagcTTTCAAACGAcgatgaaagaaaaagggagaCGGGACGCACCGGCGCCGTGGTTTCTGTAGTGGAACATGGAAATGTTCCATTCGACCTTCATACCTTTGAGAAAGTTTCCAAGTGCCCCTGGTCTTTCCGGGAACTCTTTTAACGAACCGCCAAGGTCGTCAGTcctgaaaaaaaaaaaaaaaaaaaaaaaaaaaaaaaaaaagtgaCGAACCAAACCGAAAGATCCTCTCGTGCTCTACCGCACTCCGTCCACCGACCAAATGCCTCACATGACTCTTTGCaaactcatcctcactcAAATCTACCGCTTCGATACCATGTTTCTTAAACGACTCGACCATCTCGTGAATCTCCTTTGCGCGCGC
This genomic interval carries:
- a CDS encoding DNA polymerase epsilon catalytic subunit A; translation: MSYRGSFRGRGRGSGSGSGSNTRFTGKRRGRGGGGGGGGVAYGIDRRRPAAPSNQATREDGTAATERFEEVKVYDEIDEKIGFWRFESVRAEGEEKIGWLVNMHQTLMQSDVHPGGLAAVDYYFIQDDGGSFKVSIPFEPYFYLSCRGGTESIVEEWLLKRYEGIIIRIEREKKWDLNLPNHLLSAPPVFLKLFFHNTADLQTIRRDLLPLARTNSEKFTAVDAYADVVSAEAAANGHGDDENRAWGAEDDTRKKKDKEPSECIIEVREHDLAYHLRVAIDLNIRVGLWYTVTSRTGVITLERIPDRVKRADPVVMAYDIETTKQPLKFPDQQTDQIMMISYMIDGMGYLITNREIVGEDIDDFEYTPRDEYPGEFTVFNEPDEPAVIRRWFEHIRDSKPTVIATYNGDSFDFPFVDARAKVHGISMYEEIGFKPDIEEEYKSRSTMHMDCFRWVKRDSYLPQGSQGLKAVTTAKLGYNPIELDPELMTPYAIEQPQILAQYSVSDAVATYYLYMKYVHPFIFSLCNIIPLSPDEVLRKGTGTLCETLLMVEAYDAHIIMPNRHEDPHGVTYEGHLLASETYVGGHVEALEAGVFRSDIPTHFKIVPSAIQGLIDDLDAALRFSLIEEGQVKLEDVENYDEVKQQIQTALETMRDEPNRFDNPLIYHLDVAAMYPNIMLSNRLQPDSVKEEADCAVCDYNRPDKKCDRRMEWAWRGEYFPAKRDEVNMVRYALEQETFPPKRPYDPKRRFVDLSPAEQSALLHKRLGDYSRKVYKKTHDTKIVTKTTIICQRENSFYIDTVRAFRDRRYEYKGLHKTWKKNLDKAFEEGGAVAAVDEAKKMIVLYDSLQLAHKCILNSFYGYVMRKGARWYSMEMAGITCLTGATIIQMARQLVEQIGRPLELDTDGIWCMLPGVFPEDFSFKLKNGKKFGISYPCTMLNHLVHAQFTNDQYHELVDNDSGTYNVKKENSIFFELDGPYKAMILPSSKEEDKLLKKRYAVFNPDGSLAELKGFEVKRRGELQMIKIFQSQIFDKFLLGKTTEECYAAVATVADQWLDILQSKASSLHDDELVDLIAENRSMSKTLAEYAGQKSTSISTARRLAEFLGEQMVKDKGLSCRFIISAKPNGAPVTERAVPVAIFTAEEPVKRHYLRKWLKDNSLTDFDLRTILDWEYYTERLGSVIQKLITIPAALQKVPNPVPRIRHPDWLYKRIATKEDKFQQHKINDMFTKLKDMEDLGDRQKKVGPKLAVVRRKNRKEQEKESEIEEIPPNPEDDYAGYIRVMKKKWRKQRQEKARARKSGLRQDGTISSMLRTQTSGMNSKQWDVIQIASTNRPGEFKLWLAIDGTFQSVRLRVPREFYLNFKEDPDPQMLAIDRYEAVEVVRTLPRGQPARHLYKLSVDEVLFMEGESHFSTLINNPNVDGAFELQVPLVVRALLSFGTSCALRSNILGGLNRGLDKGFDLVDLERTGNLSRRKYLNEGREIRYHFLFHAVADQRHIIGLFSPDSTNASIYLVDRAKNRQQLPNPLKFYTDRVERAERGVFSYPDTLDFTTSYHSSESSAFKALGKDLQAINRGLNVIALCSPFEHSYYQAKAPVYSNFPFITYRLGKEEDPGLMWLLQTSRRMIGLYLRLSSWLKEQIQIASHFDVPIGNLGADTAVFLADIEFARRLKQQDMLIWWSSTPRPDLGGSEEDANSGEDLVSPHISNRGCYSSTVLEMEVSDLAINAVLQSALVNEMEGSGTGSLAFDSASHNLDEYAKGTVNTSVILGDAVLSTQTFGVLKSMLRAWYADKARAHVKGDSVSPAEIVVDQFWRWISSSTSSMFEPALHRFLHGLMRKTFLQLLAEFKRLGAQVVYADFGRVFLLTSKPDAGSAFAFAKYLVAAANSQELFRHLIIDVAQFWNYLAWMDVANFGGVKVSPETAASREPPAKRFEISMDWNIQSFLPGTLQPVFERNVASFIFSLYSAKRSSSDGREPLKVIHSLNIDQPGTEATSTVNPTKEKEKKAASKSISQTLTRRLLSDIAAVKRQQAAVQLEPEEAYTLAFPDLPGARSKRTNPTLELIKAITEVYSLASEHSIEVQILKRNLLDLIGVKEFSSDAAFNPPCDSIEVPMVICKKCNAIRDVDLCRDPDRLPSVDPDSGEMLEPVRKSWACHKCDSEYDRFQIEQPLIEVITKTITNYQIQDVICLKCSQTKSDNLAATCKCGGGFRTTSNRNELKTKLKMIKSVCDYHKLPFAGNYVEETLSRW